The following nucleotide sequence is from Syntrophorhabdaceae bacterium.
TCTAAGCCTCTCCTTTAACTCCAACTGATCTTTCGCATCATACAGATCACAAATCCTGTCACGCCGGCTCAAGATATTCCCACAATTTCGGAAATTGGGATAACCCTTGATGTTCTCGAACAAAAGTGCAGGTCCTTCATCAAGCCCTCTCTGAATACCGGCGATTTCAGGTTTCAGCGGGTCTACCTCGTTGGTAATATGGATGACCTCACCCTTGTCGTCCAGATATTCCAATGCAGCTCTAACGCTTGTTACGTCCTTCTTTTTCATTTTACAACCTCCCTAAAATTGTTTTTAATATAGCTTCTTTCCATTTTCAGGAAATCTATATTCTTATAATGCTGTTATTCCCTGCTACGGCAGACCGCATTTACCTCGTACGCTCCTGCGTAACGATATTTCAATTGCCGCCTTCCCTTTTACTCTTTAACGCACGCCAGACCTTTTCATATGTCAAAGGCAGGCTGTCTATAAAAACCCCCGTGGCATCAAAAATGGCGTTTGCCACGCTGCCTTCGGTCGGCACTCCAGCTCCCTCTCCAACTTCTTTGACCCCCCAGGGACCTGCCGGTTCGGAACTCTCCACGACCACCGATTCGAACATCGGAACATCAAGGGCTGTGGGCATTCTATACTCGGACAGGTTGGGATTGAGGATTCGTCCTTTTTCGTCGAACCGTACCTCCTCCCAGATTGCCTCACCGACACCCATAAAAATACCGCCATGTGTCTGTCCGTGAACAAGGGCCGGGTTGATCACCCTACCTGAATCATGGATATCCCAAGCACCCTTCAGATCTATCTCACCGGTCTCCTCGTCCACCTGCACCTCAATAACCTGGGCGGAGAAGCTGTAAGCTGGTGAAGCCCCAACCGCGGCCCCTTTGTAGCTTCCACCAAGCTTGGGCGGTGTGTATGAACCATGTCCTGTAAGGGGCCCATTTAGAACAAAATACTCACGGGTCACCTTCCCGAAGGATTCTCTGATACTCGGGTTATCCTTTGCAAAAATCATGGCGTCCCTGCAGTCCAATGTGGCCGGATCCACCTGCATCATTTCTCCCGCCATCTCGAGCACTTTTGCCTTGATCATTTCTCCCGCTCTCTTCACCGCCCAACCGGACATGAGCGTTTGCCGACTGGAATAGGCCCCAAAATCATGGGTCGATCTTTCGGTATCAGCAGACACTACAGACATATTTTCATACGTAAAACCCATGGCTTCTGCTGCCATCTGACAGAGTACCGTGTTTGATCCCTGACCTATGTCTACCGCCCCCGTGTAAAGGGTTGCTGCAGACCCATCCTCATTCACTTTTATTAACGCGGTAGAATGCGGCAGATTTGTGCGGTAAATGGGATAAGCCGCGCCGCACACGTAGCCGCCCAGTGCTATCCCTATCCCCCCGCCCCGAGGGAGTTTGCCCTTCTTTTCATTCCAGCCGGAAACCTTCCGGGCAGTCTCAATGCAGGCCTCCAGTTCGCAGGAGTTGACGGCTAACTCGTTTACCGTTATCGTATCGGGCTTTCTTCTGTTCTTTAGCCGTAGTTCTAAAGGATCCATATCCAAATCCCGCGCAATCCTGTCAAGTTGGCTCTCAAGAGCGTATTTAGGGTGGGGAGCGCCATGACCGCGCTGGGAAGCCGAGCCCGGAAGATTGGTATAGACCCTGAACATGTCGTACCTGAAGTTATCAAACTCATAAGAGACTGGGAGAAGCGCCCCTGAGTAATAAGCTGTGGCAATGCCGTTGCCGGTGTAAGCGCCTCCGTCCATAATAAAATTCGCATGGACCCCTAAGATTTTTCCTTCCCGGTCCACACCGGTTGTCAGTTCCATGATCTGACGGTGTCGTCCCCTGTTGTGGGCAAACATGTCATGTCGATCATAGAACATCTTCACCGGTCTTCCTGTGATACGTGATAGAGCAACAGCGGCAAAGTCGAGTCCCATCGCAGCCGCCTTGGCCCCAAAACCACCCCCTATGAAAGGGGCAACGACGCGCACATTTCCCATGGTCAAGTCAAATTGCCTTGCCAGGTCCACCTGGAGGTAGTGGGGTTTCTGAGTGGTTGCATAAAGGGTTACCTTTTCACCCTCCCACATGGCGATGGATACGTGCGGCTCCAGGGGAGAGTGATACGTGCGATGTCCCACAAACGTGTCTTTTCTTACGTGAAAGGCGTGATTGAAGGCCTCCTCCACGTCTCCGAAGGACTGGTGGACCTCTGCGTTGATATTTCCAGGATAATCCTCGTGGATAAGCGGTGCCCCTTCTGCCATTGCCTCCACAGGGTCAAAAACGGCCGGCAGCACCTCATAATCAACCCTTATGAGCTTCAAGGCTTGATATACAATCTCTTCGTCGATCGCCGCCACGGCAGCCACTTTATCGCCGACATGGCGTACCTTGTCGATACAAAATATGTTCTCATCCCGTCGGGCCGGGGAGACCCCATACTTTTTTGACGGCACGTCTTTGTGGGTGATGACGGCCTTCACTCCCGGAAGTCTTTCGGCGTCAGACGTATCGATCCGGAGGATGCGCGCATGGGCGTACGGGCTTGTAAGGATCTTTCCGAACAGCATATTCGGGAATTTGAGATCTCCGGTATAAAGGGCCTGGCCGGTAACCTTCGCGTGGGCGTCTATCCTGGGAACACTCTTACCAATTACGGCATAATCTCCATTTTTCATATCACGCCCCTCGGTCCTTTGTGACCGCCGCCGCGAGCACGGCTTTTACGATATTGACATAACCGGTACATCGGCAGAAATTGCCTGCAATAGCCTCCCGCACCTCTGTTTCCGTGGGATGGGGATTACGTGTCAAAAGGGCCTTGGCCGAAAGGATCATACCGGGTGTACAAAAGCCGCACTGCACTGCGGCATTATCGATGAACGCCTGCTGCACCGTATCCAGTTGACTATTTTTCGCCACCCCTTCGACGGTGATGATCTCGTGGCCATCGGCTTCTATAGCCAAAATCAGGCACGAATCGACCGGTTCTCCATCCAGCAGAACCGTGCACGACCCGCAGTTCCCTAATTCGCAGCCCTTTTTTGTGCCAGTAAGGTTAAGCTGGTCCCGCAAAACATTGACGAGCAGTGTGTTCGCTTTCACAGCGATGTTATAGGAATCGCCATTCACTATCAATTGTATGGCATACCGTTTGTCACGGCCGGTATTATTCTCAATGCATTCCATTACTTTACCCCCCTCTTCTGCTCTCCGGGCAAGTGCAGGGCTTTGCGCAAAGCTCGCTTTGTGAAAACCCTAACCATATCCCGCCGGTATTCCTCTGACCCCCTGATGTCTGATATGGGCTTGCATTCATCTGCTGCAGCCCTACCCACTTCCTCGAGTAAGGCTTCAGTCACAGAATTTCCTATGAGCAATTGTTCGGCCTTAAACGCCCTCACTGGTGTTGGGGCCACAGCACCCAAGACAACGTGAGCCTGTGCAACGCGGGTTTCATTTACAACGATACTGGCCGCCACGCCCACAACGGCAAGAGCTCCTGAGCGGCGAAGCCCGAATTTGAAATAAGCACTCCCTGTTGCAGCTTGATCAGGGATGACAATATCAGTAAGGATCTCGTCGCAGGCGATAACGGAACAACGCGGTCCAACAAAGAACTGTTCCAACGGGATCGTTCTCGTTCCATGAGGACCTGCCATGACTACACTCGCATCCAGTGCCATGAGGATAGGCGGCAAGTCAGCGGATGGAACCGCACTCACTATGTTTCCTCCTATAGTGCCTCGATTCCGTATCTGGTAGTTAGCCATCGAGTGGGCAGTCTCGGAAATTGAAGGATATCTGTCCCGCAGCACCTGTGAACGCACAAGGGCATTGTGGGTTGCTTTGGCCCCGATGACCACCCCCCTGCCAGGAACATACGTTATTTCCTGCATGCCCTGGATCTCCTTTAACGATACAAGAGCCTTCGGGGCTATTACCTCGTTTTTCATGTGGGGAAGAAGATCGGTTCCCCCTGCAAGTACCTTCGCGTCGCCATCCAATCGGGCAAGATTGAAGCAGGCTTCTTTCAGAGTCGCAGGTGCGTAATAGTCAAAATCAGGCAGGTACATGGAGTCTGGTCCTCCTTTCGTTATTTTTCAAACTTAACCCCCCCCTATTGCTGGAGGGACTGAGGATAAAACCCCAATTTATTAAAACGTTTGTCCACCAATCTTTGGAGTTGCTGAAGCTCATCCTCATTCATGTGACGGTATCTGCCTATCAATTTGGTATAGTCGCCAATCGGTTGTGGCGTGTTGATTTTATAAGTTAGGCGCAGTACCCCCTGCTCATATTCCCATAGCGGAAAATAATTAGTTTCCACGGCGAGTTTGCCTACATCAATGGATTTATCTATCGGGAATCCCCAGCCCGTTGGGCAGGGGGTCAGTATGTGTATGTAGGACATGCCATCCTTAACATTCATGGCCTTGGTGAGTTTCCGGGCATAGTCTTCCAGGTAGGCGGGGCTCGCCGTGGCAACATATGAAATGTCATGAGCAACCATAATAAGAGGCATGTATTTGCTGTCACGGTCTTTTCCATGTAGTTCCCCACCAACGGGACTGGTAGTCGTCAGAGACCCAAAAGCGGTAGTGCTGCTCATCTGGTTACCCGTATTTTGATAGCCTTCGTTATCGTAGCAAAGCACTATTAATTTTTCTTTTCTCATAGCTGCGGCCGAAAGTGCTTGAAACTCAATGTCAGATAGGCAGCCATCTCCAATGTAGGCTACAAGATTTGCCTCTTTCCCAATATGACGATAGTATCTGTAAGTTCCGGTCATCGTCGAGATAACGTTAGTGAAAAGACAAGAAACATATGGTAACCGACTCCCGGCCATAGTTTCATGGCCGGTCATCAATATAGTCATACATCCCGGACATCCGAAGAATACAGTATTACTTCCCAAGATTCTTTGACTAAACCTATAAATGAGCTCACCCGGACATCCGGCACAGGCCCTTGTTCCCGGAGATAAGAAATCCTCATCACTCAAATAGCTCCGAATATTATCACCCCGGAAAAATTCTAATGCTCCGTAGGGGCATGCAGAGACACACTCCGGCGCACCACCACACAAGTCACATTTCAAGGCCATCCGAGCATTTGAGTCGAAAAGCATATTCTGATGAGGACAAGCTTCGATACAAGTTTCACAGCCTATACAATTTTCTTGTATAACTCTTACTATACCATTCTCCTCATCCTGGACTATGGCATCATTAGGGCAAGCATCTTTACATTCAGGTTTCCTGCATTGCAGGCAGGTTATTGCCTTGTAAACACCAGCTTTACGAACCTGGTTAGCATTGATTACCGAACCAAGATTGCCCATCTTTTTGGCGCATGCTTCCTCACAAGCAAAACAATCTGACGGACAGACATTGCGTATCTTTCGTACGAAATTAGATAGTTTCATTTATCTCCTCCAAAATTCCAATGCGTTTTCCCGTATCTATTCAAGATCCAGCCAGGTAACCTCGTTGTAGGACTTACCTTGAGCAGCTTGGTCTACGAAGTCAATAGCTCTTTCGATAATTCCCGGCGTAATATCTGAATCGCAAAGACCGCAGATAAAGTCAAGCATGGGTATTTTTATACCCAGGTCATACAAGGCAGCCTTTACCTCCGGGAAAACGTTACCGCAGTCCCAGCCGAAGTAGACGCTTCTGTCCAGAACCCCTATAGCTTTTCTCTGTTTTAAGGCTGTGGCTAACTTTTCTTTTGGAAATGGCCTGAACATCCTTACCCTCAACAACCCTACCTTTAATCCCTCGGCACGCTTTTTATCTATTATAACTCTGGCGGTACTGGCGCTACTTCCCATAGCTATCAGCACTATATCTGCATCGTCAGTCATATACTCTTCGATTTGCCCACCGTAGCCTCTACCAAAATTCTCTTGGAACTCCCGGGCTATTTCATCAAATTTTTCCTTAGCCCGGCTAATAGCAGCGCTCTGCTTATATCGATATTCAGTGGCCACCCTACTTGATATCCAGGGGCCAAACACCATTGGGTTTTGAGGATCTACCTTAGGGCTTGTCTCAAGCGGTGGGAGAAACTTTGCCACCTCTTCGCGAGTCGGAATTTCTACCGGTTCCCACATATGAGAGAGGAACCAGCCATCGTAACAGACAACAACCGGGGTGCGTATCTCCTTGTCTTCTGCCAATTTGTAAGCCATCACTATCAGGTCTAAAATTTCCTGGCATGACCGTGCGTGGAGTTGAATCCACCCCATCCCCTTGGTCATCATGATATCCGAGTGGCCAGAGACCACTATGTGAGGCCCTGCGATCTCTCGGCAAACGTTAACCATTACAATAGGGAGACGCTGCGTTGCCACTTGTATGCAGTTTTCAAACATAAAGACCAGCCCCTGAGCGGCCGTTGCTGTAAAAGTCCTTCCTCCGGCAACCGCTGCTCCTCTTAGAATACCCATTGACGAGTGCTCACTTTCCGGTTCGATTAACTCTGCATCCAATAACCCCTGAGCCTTAAAGTTATAAAGGGTTTCCACAACATCTGTTTGGGGGGTGATGGGATATGCCGCTATGACATCTGGCTGGCACAACATTGCACCATAAGCTGCCGCCCTGTTTCCGTCCAGAACTTTGATCTCCTTCGAAGTGCTTTTATTGTTCATCTTATGCCTCCCTCACCATTTCAATAACTCCCACAGGGCATATTCGGGCGCAAATACCACATCCCTTGCAATAGTCCAAATTTGCCTCGAAATGGCTTCCCATATCGCTCACACACCCCACAGGGCAGAAGAGGGAACACGCTCCGCACCGGCAGCATTTGCTCGCTGTCACCACTGGCCTTTGGTATTTCCACTCCCCGGTCTTAAGCATTAATATCTTATCGGAATATGCCCAAGGTGTGTCGAATTCAGTTGTAAGCTTCATAACTCCTCCCTTAGAATCTCACAGACTCTGCTTCCTTAAATCCCCGCTCTACACACTTTCGATTTTGTTCCAGTTTATCGCCGGTAAAGTAATCTCCCAAAATAGACAAGAGAGAATTTAGCTGCACCCATCCCGTTGTGCGGGCAAAGGCACCAAGCATGGCGGTGTTAGTCACCGCTATTCCTACCTCCTCCAGGCCTATTTTTGTTGCATCAACAGAGCCAATGAGGCTGATGTTTTTGTGGAGTTGTTTCTTTACTGGATTGAGTGCGTTTATAATGAGAGTGCTGTCCGGTCTTATACCGTCAAATAAGGTCGGGGATGAGATAAAACCCGAATCAATAACCACCAGACAATCGGGGTTATAAACCCTGGTTTTTTCCCAGATTGGTTTATCATCAAATCGAGCGAATGCCATAATTGGTGCTCCCCGCCTTTCCATGCCGAATGACGGAAATCCACTGGCCCATTTCCCCTCAAGGACTTGGGCGGCGGCCAGCATCCGCACTATCATAACTCCACCCTGACCGCCTCTGCCGTGAATCCTTATCTCTTTCATTGTAAGCTCCTTAATTAAGTAGTTTTGGGAATAAGTGGGTTATAGAAACCGTATTTCAGGATCAGATAACGCATGCCGAGGTCTCCCAGCAATTCACACAAAAGTGTCAGATAAAGTATTGCTGCCGGGGTTGACCGGCTACCGGTCATCATTGCGATAACCGGTATACCTATTCCTATAATAACCACTACTATCCAAAATATGTACCATCCCTTGCCCTTAATAATTTCTGAAATCGATGTCTTTGCTGCGATGGTGCCATAATTTATACTGATGAGATACGTAAAAAGGAGGATGATGAAACTTATGAGCAGCAGATGGACCCACTCTTCAACACCGGTCAGCATCTGTGCAGAACCTTTTGCTACCGCTACACCAAGGGTTATACCCGCACCCCCCCAAAGTCCGCTCGCTACATAGATTATTGGCAACAGCGCCGTGTTCCAGAGGGGGATACCATTGATACAGCACATGGCGAACCCGCCGTATATGACAACAAGAAAAGAGAGCACTATAGTCAATACAGAGAGAATGCTCGAAGTAATGGAAAAGAAACCCAAAACGATGTTGATAAACCCGAGAAGAAGAAAGAGTGACACAAAGATCATCCCTCTTGATATCCAGGAAGTTTGCGGTCTTACGACCATACGGTAGAATCTGAAAGGTCGCCCGAGGTACAGGAAGTGTAATCCGCCTCCCAGCAACCCGCATAAAAGCCACCCAATACCCTTGGCAGGCAGACTATTGAAAAATGAGCCGACGAAGTATGCCCCTGCTCCCAGTTCTATAAAGAAAAAAGCGAGCCATAAAAGAATACCTTTATGTTCTATCCACTCTGTTTGTGGTGTACATTTTACCATCCAATCATAGGCTTTCACCATCCCTGCCTCCTTGTTCCGATCTACCGGATAATGTAGTAAACCGAGGGGTTTGTGCCAAACTCTGGACCGAGCTGAAACGCTTTCCTTTCACTCACCAATCTTGCAATCTCGCTTTCAGGGTCATCAAGATCTCCGAAATACCTTGCCTTTGCCGGACAGGCATTCACGCATGCAGGAGTGGCATTACGGTCAACTCCGGGTTTCAATCCTCGTTTAATCCCTGCATCGATCCTTTCCGCGCAGAAAGTACATTTCACTACTGTACCTTCCTGCAGAGGAAAGAGTTCTTTCCCGATCATTTCCCACTCTGTGAAGCCCTGGCCAGGGAAATACTGCGTGCTGTCATCCCCGTAAAAGGTTCTCTGCTGATAAGGACAGGCCATTACACAATAGCGACATCCCACGCATTTATCGTAGTCAATTATCACAATACCGTCTTCTCTCTTGATAGAGGCTCCGGTAGGACATACATTTACACAAGCAGCGTCCTTGCAATGATTACAGAGGACGGGATAAATGAGTTTCTTTACACTGGGGAACTTCCCTGCTTCACTTACAAGCACCCTCCCCCAGAATATCTTCGGAGGAAGATAATGTTCCTGCTTACAGGCAACCATACAACCATAGCACCCGATACACTTGTTAAGATTTATTACCATGCCCCATCGCGCCATAAACCACCCCTCTAAATTTTTATCACCCTGACCCGTACTGCCGTTTCGAGATTGAGGCTTAGCTGGTCGGAATGTTTAAGGTCTATTTCAAGGAGATTATCGAAATTTGTCCCTTTGCCCTTAGCAATAGGCATTCCCTTTGCCCAATGGCCGGCGCAGGCGGCGATTGAGCACGTTTGTGGATGCTGGCCCTGCATTGTCTTC
It contains:
- the hcrA gene encoding 4-hydroxybenzoyl-CoA reductase subunit alpha, which gives rise to MKNGDYAVIGKSVPRIDAHAKVTGQALYTGDLKFPNMLFGKILTSPYAHARILRIDTSDAERLPGVKAVITHKDVPSKKYGVSPARRDENIFCIDKVRHVGDKVAAVAAIDEEIVYQALKLIRVDYEVLPAVFDPVEAMAEGAPLIHEDYPGNINAEVHQSFGDVEEAFNHAFHVRKDTFVGHRTYHSPLEPHVSIAMWEGEKVTLYATTQKPHYLQVDLARQFDLTMGNVRVVAPFIGGGFGAKAAAMGLDFAAVALSRITGRPVKMFYDRHDMFAHNRGRHRQIMELTTGVDREGKILGVHANFIMDGGAYTGNGIATAYYSGALLPVSYEFDNFRYDMFRVYTNLPGSASQRGHGAPHPKYALESQLDRIARDLDMDPLELRLKNRRKPDTITVNELAVNSCELEACIETARKVSGWNEKKGKLPRGGGIGIALGGYVCGAAYPIYRTNLPHSTALIKVNEDGSAATLYTGAVDIGQGSNTVLCQMAAEAMGFTYENMSVVSADTERSTHDFGAYSSRQTLMSGWAVKRAGEMIKAKVLEMAGEMMQVDPATLDCRDAMIFAKDNPSIRESFGKVTREYFVLNGPLTGHGSYTPPKLGGSYKGAAVGASPAYSFSAQVIEVQVDEETGEIDLKGAWDIHDSGRVINPALVHGQTHGGIFMGVGEAIWEEVRFDEKGRILNPNLSEYRMPTALDVPMFESVVVESSEPAGPWGVKEVGEGAGVPTEGSVANAIFDATGVFIDSLPLTYEKVWRALKSKREGGN
- a CDS encoding (2Fe-2S)-binding protein, giving the protein MECIENNTGRDKRYAIQLIVNGDSYNIAVKANTLLVNVLRDQLNLTGTKKGCELGNCGSCTVLLDGEPVDSCLILAIEADGHEIITVEGVAKNSQLDTVQQAFIDNAAVQCGFCTPGMILSAKALLTRNPHPTETEVREAIAGNFCRCTGYVNIVKAVLAAAVTKDRGA
- a CDS encoding xanthine dehydrogenase family protein subunit M, encoding MYLPDFDYYAPATLKEACFNLARLDGDAKVLAGGTDLLPHMKNEVIAPKALVSLKEIQGMQEITYVPGRGVVIGAKATHNALVRSQVLRDRYPSISETAHSMANYQIRNRGTIGGNIVSAVPSADLPPILMALDASVVMAGPHGTRTIPLEQFFVGPRCSVIACDEILTDIVIPDQAATGSAYFKFGLRRSGALAVVGVAASIVVNETRVAQAHVVLGAVAPTPVRAFKAEQLLIGNSVTEALLEEVGRAAADECKPISDIRGSEEYRRDMVRVFTKRALRKALHLPGEQKRGVK
- a CDS encoding thiamine pyrophosphate-dependent enzyme, translated to MKLSNFVRKIRNVCPSDCFACEEACAKKMGNLGSVINANQVRKAGVYKAITCLQCRKPECKDACPNDAIVQDEENGIVRVIQENCIGCETCIEACPHQNMLFDSNARMALKCDLCGGAPECVSACPYGALEFFRGDNIRSYLSDEDFLSPGTRACAGCPGELIYRFSQRILGSNTVFFGCPGCMTILMTGHETMAGSRLPYVSCLFTNVISTMTGTYRYYRHIGKEANLVAYIGDGCLSDIEFQALSAAAMRKEKLIVLCYDNEGYQNTGNQMSSTTAFGSLTTTSPVGGELHGKDRDSKYMPLIMVAHDISYVATASPAYLEDYARKLTKAMNVKDGMSYIHILTPCPTGWGFPIDKSIDVGKLAVETNYFPLWEYEQGVLRLTYKINTPQPIGDYTKLIGRYRHMNEDELQQLQRLVDKRFNKLGFYPQSLQQ
- a CDS encoding 4Fe-4S binding protein, which encodes MLKTGEWKYQRPVVTASKCCRCGACSLFCPVGCVSDMGSHFEANLDYCKGCGICARICPVGVIEMVREA
- a CDS encoding 2-oxoacid:acceptor oxidoreductase family protein, with the translated sequence MKEIRIHGRGGQGGVMIVRMLAAAQVLEGKWASGFPSFGMERRGAPIMAFARFDDKPIWEKTRVYNPDCLVVIDSGFISSPTLFDGIRPDSTLIINALNPVKKQLHKNISLIGSVDATKIGLEEVGIAVTNTAMLGAFARTTGWVQLNSLLSILGDYFTGDKLEQNRKCVERGFKEAESVRF
- the nrfD gene encoding polysulfide reductase NrfD — its product is MVKAYDWMVKCTPQTEWIEHKGILLWLAFFFIELGAGAYFVGSFFNSLPAKGIGWLLCGLLGGGLHFLYLGRPFRFYRMVVRPQTSWISRGMIFVSLFLLLGFINIVLGFFSITSSILSVLTIVLSFLVVIYGGFAMCCINGIPLWNTALLPIIYVASGLWGGAGITLGVAVAKGSAQMLTGVEEWVHLLLISFIILLFTYLISINYGTIAAKTSISEIIKGKGWYIFWIVVVIIGIGIPVIAMMTGSRSTPAAILYLTLLCELLGDLGMRYLILKYGFYNPLIPKTT
- a CDS encoding 4Fe-4S dicluster domain-containing protein, with the translated sequence MARWGMVINLNKCIGCYGCMVACKQEHYLPPKIFWGRVLVSEAGKFPSVKKLIYPVLCNHCKDAACVNVCPTGASIKREDGIVIIDYDKCVGCRYCVMACPYQQRTFYGDDSTQYFPGQGFTEWEMIGKELFPLQEGTVVKCTFCAERIDAGIKRGLKPGVDRNATPACVNACPAKARYFGDLDDPESEIARLVSERKAFQLGPEFGTNPSVYYIIR